Proteins encoded in a region of the Paramagnetospirillum magneticum AMB-1 genome:
- a CDS encoding dimethyl sulfoxide reductase anchor subunit family protein, which yields MKPAFSVIFLTTLIGAGQGLLIALTAGQLYAGGGSGGFYALGGALALALLCLGLVASVFHLSNPQRGWRAATRWRTSWLSREVILLPVLCGLVFLYAVIHAFGWAPVVIRLGNGATLDLPLVLGLLATLASLALFVCTGMIYACVRFIRQWASGWTVVNYLMMGLASGFTLAAAYAQLQDNALAGFLAGSAVLLTLLALATRAFQLWRNATGQPRSTLKSAIGLHHSQIRQVTQGFMGSSFNTVEFVAPGGAETVKGLSVFFLAVGFVAPAALLLAGLPVLAFLCQFVGLLAERWVFFAAGSHVQNLYYQARG from the coding sequence ATGAAACCCGCATTTTCCGTCATCTTCCTCACCACCCTGATCGGCGCCGGACAGGGATTGCTGATCGCGCTCACCGCCGGGCAGCTTTACGCCGGCGGCGGCAGCGGCGGCTTCTATGCCCTGGGCGGCGCGCTGGCCCTGGCGCTGCTGTGCCTGGGGCTGGTGGCTTCGGTCTTCCACCTGTCCAATCCCCAGCGCGGCTGGCGGGCCGCCACCCGCTGGCGCACCTCGTGGCTGTCGCGGGAAGTGATCCTGCTGCCCGTGCTGTGCGGCCTGGTCTTCCTCTATGCCGTCATCCACGCCTTCGGCTGGGCACCGGTGGTCATCCGCCTGGGCAATGGCGCCACGCTGGATCTGCCGCTGGTGCTGGGCCTGCTGGCCACCCTGGCCTCGCTGGCGCTGTTCGTCTGCACCGGCATGATCTATGCCTGCGTGCGGTTCATCCGCCAGTGGGCCTCGGGCTGGACCGTGGTCAATTACCTGATGATGGGGCTGGCCTCGGGCTTCACCCTGGCCGCCGCCTATGCCCAGCTTCAGGACAACGCCCTGGCCGGCTTCCTGGCCGGCTCGGCGGTGCTGCTGACCCTGCTGGCCCTGGCCACCCGCGCCTTCCAGCTGTGGCGGAACGCCACCGGCCAGCCGCGCTCCACCCTGAAGAGCGCCATCGGCCTGCATCACTCCCAGATCCGCCAGGTCACCCAGGGCTTCATGGGCAGCTCGTTCAATACCGTCGAGTTCGTCGCCCCCGGCGGCGCCGAGACGGTGAAGGGGCTGTCGGTGTTCTTCCTGGCGGTGGGCTTCGTCGCTCCGGCGGCGCTGCTGCTGGCCGGCCTGCCGGTGCTGGCCTTCCTGTGCCAGTTCGTGGGCCTGCTGGCCGAGCGCTGGGTGTTCTTCGCGGCGGGCAGCCACGTGCAGAACCTGTATTATCAGGCCAGGGGATAG
- a CDS encoding ATP-binding protein, with the protein MSLVTTPPLATCQAPERHPCLVVASPASEDLEAQCRALGVGLHQGDAVSEIPPASILGGDATTESVRRGLAAPYCGFVELGAEGASGVGLRCFETVRGGGMTLSLQTATAYRLETLELVAEAIRANFRDVSPDTADLMEISLAEALSNAVIHGNLGIPNHLRATAEGFVEFQRIMQRRMADPALSCRRIEINVHARRPDCICIAVTDQGGGFNLEEKLAHTAHATAKNGRGLCLIRKATHSLQGEDGGRTLAMMFSR; encoded by the coding sequence ATGTCCTTGGTCACCACACCACCGCTAGCCACCTGCCAGGCGCCGGAGCGCCATCCCTGCCTGGTGGTCGCGTCCCCGGCGTCCGAGGATCTGGAGGCCCAGTGCCGGGCTCTGGGCGTCGGACTGCACCAGGGCGACGCCGTTTCCGAGATTCCTCCGGCATCGATCCTGGGCGGCGACGCCACCACGGAAAGCGTCCGCCGCGGCTTGGCCGCGCCCTATTGCGGCTTCGTGGAACTGGGAGCCGAAGGGGCCTCGGGCGTCGGATTGCGATGTTTCGAGACGGTGCGGGGCGGCGGAATGACCCTGTCGCTGCAGACCGCCACGGCCTATCGCCTGGAAACCCTGGAACTGGTGGCCGAGGCCATTCGCGCCAATTTCCGCGACGTGTCGCCCGACACTGCCGATCTGATGGAAATTTCCCTGGCCGAGGCCCTCTCCAATGCCGTCATTCACGGCAACCTCGGCATCCCCAATCATTTGCGGGCCACCGCCGAGGGTTTCGTGGAATTTCAAAGAATCATGCAGCGGCGCATGGCCGATCCCGCCCTGTCGTGCCGCCGCATCGAGATCAACGTGCATGCCCGCCGCCCGGACTGCATCTGCATCGCGGTCACCGATCAGGGCGGAGGCTTCAATCTGGAAGAAAAGCTGGCCCATACCGCCCACGCCACCGCCAAGAACGGCCGGGGCCTCTGCCTGATCCGCAAGGCCACCCATTCGTTGCAGGGCGAAGACGGAGGACGAACCCTGGCGATGATGTTTTCCCGGTAG
- a CDS encoding methyl-accepting chemotaxis protein has protein sequence MSDGVWQNLSLRRRFMIVVGLGVIVMATVIVVFIARFEERALERKLHELSVNEMTSLHALIVNVMATRPEDGDNIGIKVFNKWFDSRNVHYAGKVWSVWGPKVTAHMKDVEPDRAPKAAQDDIDREALATGKPVGRLVGDSYRYAMPIVLGVTDGARDEVCHSCHGGMGMTDGEVIAVLSSSLSTTAEKAELNNVLMGLFAFGVLATLISVLGVKSILTRVITRPIGRITSLMGRLADGDTSVEIEAQERRDEVGDMARTVQVFKEHMLEAEHLRAAQEQERIRAAEERARTMRDMADHFEATVKAKVAEVEESTTGIHKTAMNMATRSGQSGSRSLDVSEAANITTERAGTVSDATRQLALSVNEIAQQVGESSRIAQQAVANVNNTASQMSGLSDSVQAIGNVVQLINDIAAQTNLLALNATIEAARAGEAGKGFAVVANEVKNLANQTAKATEEISNQVSAVQTSTREMTASIEGVVETIRSIDNISTAIAEAVQHQETTTRHIASNIDEVAAQAREVSSSVSTLSRSSARSCAGSVRVIWSAKTLAKAVSDLKTEAEDFLRSVRG, from the coding sequence ATGTCCGACGGGGTGTGGCAGAATCTGAGCTTGCGCCGGCGATTCATGATCGTGGTGGGGCTGGGCGTCATCGTCATGGCTACGGTGATCGTGGTCTTCATCGCCCGCTTCGAGGAGCGCGCCCTGGAGCGCAAGCTCCACGAGCTTTCCGTCAACGAGATGACCTCGCTGCATGCGCTGATCGTCAACGTCATGGCCACCCGTCCCGAGGACGGCGACAATATCGGCATCAAGGTCTTCAACAAGTGGTTCGACTCCCGCAACGTCCACTATGCGGGCAAGGTGTGGAGCGTGTGGGGTCCCAAGGTCACCGCCCACATGAAGGATGTGGAGCCGGACCGCGCTCCCAAGGCGGCCCAGGACGACATCGATCGCGAAGCCCTGGCCACCGGCAAGCCGGTCGGCCGCCTGGTGGGCGACTCCTACCGTTATGCCATGCCCATCGTGCTGGGCGTCACCGATGGCGCCAGGGACGAGGTCTGTCACTCCTGTCATGGCGGCATGGGCATGACCGACGGCGAGGTCATCGCCGTGCTGTCCTCATCCTTGTCCACCACCGCCGAGAAGGCCGAGCTCAACAACGTCCTGATGGGGCTGTTCGCCTTCGGCGTCCTGGCCACCCTGATCTCGGTGCTGGGCGTCAAGTCCATCCTGACCCGCGTCATCACGCGGCCCATCGGCCGCATAACCTCCCTGATGGGGCGCCTGGCCGACGGCGACACCTCGGTGGAGATCGAGGCCCAGGAACGCAGGGACGAGGTCGGCGACATGGCCCGCACCGTCCAGGTCTTCAAGGAACACATGCTGGAGGCCGAGCACCTGCGCGCCGCCCAGGAGCAGGAGCGGATCCGCGCCGCCGAGGAGCGGGCGCGCACCATGCGCGACATGGCCGACCATTTCGAGGCCACCGTCAAGGCCAAGGTCGCCGAGGTGGAGGAATCCACCACCGGCATCCACAAGACCGCCATGAACATGGCCACCCGATCGGGCCAGAGCGGTTCGCGCTCGCTCGACGTCAGCGAGGCGGCCAACATCACCACCGAACGCGCCGGGACCGTGTCCGACGCCACGCGGCAACTGGCGCTGTCCGTCAACGAGATCGCCCAGCAGGTGGGGGAATCCAGCCGCATCGCCCAGCAGGCCGTGGCCAATGTCAACAACACCGCCAGCCAGATGAGCGGCCTGTCCGATTCGGTGCAGGCCATCGGCAACGTGGTCCAGCTGATCAACGACATCGCCGCCCAGACCAACCTTCTGGCGCTCAACGCCACCATCGAGGCGGCGCGGGCCGGCGAGGCGGGCAAGGGCTTCGCCGTGGTGGCCAACGAGGTCAAGAACCTGGCTAACCAGACGGCCAAGGCCACTGAGGAAATCTCCAATCAGGTTTCGGCGGTGCAGACCTCCACCCGCGAGATGACCGCCTCCATCGAGGGGGTGGTCGAGACCATCCGGTCCATCGACAACATTTCCACCGCCATCGCCGAAGCCGTGCAGCATCAGGAAACCACCACCCGCCACATCGCCAGCAACATCGATGAAGTTGCCGCCCAGGCCCGCGAGGTGTCGTCCAGCGTGTCGACCCTGTCGCGCTCGTCCGCCCGCTCCTGCGCCGGCTCGGTCCGGGTGATCTGGAGCGCCAAGACCCTGGCCAAGGCGGTGTCGGACCTCAAGACCGAGGCCGAGGACTTCCTGCGTTCGGTGCGGGGATAG
- a CDS encoding molybdopterin oxidoreductase family protein: MRDPAAIPDSDLGRSEVKTTTCYMCACRCGIRVHLRDGEVRYIEGNPDHPLNKGIMCAKGASGIMKQYSPARLTRPLKRKEGTERGAGAFEPISWEEAFSTLTERLGHLRATDPKKFALFTGRDQMQALTGLFAAKFGTPNYAAHGGFCSVNMAAGMIYTIGGSFWEFGGPDLERAKLFVMIGTAEDHHSNPMKRDLAAFKRAGGRFIAINPVRTGYAAIADEWVPIRPGTDGALILALVREIMELGLFDRDFLIRYTNAAELVNQDADSDTFGLFVREGSVPVRPDTFETPDKMWWDRESDRPVIARTKDTEGRLFGSYKLHDGTPVKPSLQLLKERVKDYTPEWAEGITGIPAATIRRLAHEMGVTARDQTIELPIAWTDCWGQEHDKITGNPVAFHAMRGLAAHSNGFHTIRALAILMTLLGTIDRPGGFRHRAPFPRPIPPCPKPPKGPHAIKAGEPLAGPPMGWPADPDDLSVDAEGEPIRLDKGFSWEYPLSVHGLMHNAITNAWRGDPYPIDTLLLFMANMAWNSSMNTSEVRKMLTDKDESGQYKIPFLVVCDAFQSETVAFADLVLPDTTYLERHDVMSMLDRPISEFDGPVDSVRVPILPPLGECKPFQDVVIELATRLKLPGFTNKDGSRKFRDYPDFIVNFETEPGSGIGFLAGWRGKAGEKSMVGEPNPNQWDQYARNNNHFHYELPPSFQYMRNWNKGYLEWAYRHRLVRFTDPIMPHIYSELLQKFRLAGEGKWKGKQPPDRLRDRVKTFFDPLPFYYTPLEWRCSDGHAYPLSALTQRPMAMYHSWDSQNAWLRQIHTSNVLFMHPKVGALGNFGDADWVWVESPWGKIKCQARFTEAVEPGTVWTWNAIGKASGAWGLDPDANESKKGFLLNHLISEELPNMVGNQHVSNSDPVTGQAAWYDLKVRVTKCKPGEEGESWPQFKPLEPLPGQTIGFKSKVRAFLAGRK, encoded by the coding sequence ATGAGGGATCCTGCAGCTATTCCGGATTCCGATCTCGGCCGATCGGAAGTCAAGACCACCACGTGCTACATGTGCGCCTGCCGCTGCGGCATTCGCGTGCATCTGCGCGACGGGGAGGTCCGCTATATCGAGGGCAATCCCGATCATCCCCTGAACAAGGGCATCATGTGCGCCAAGGGTGCCTCGGGCATCATGAAGCAGTACTCGCCCGCCCGCCTGACCCGGCCGTTGAAGCGCAAGGAGGGCACCGAACGCGGAGCCGGCGCCTTCGAGCCCATATCGTGGGAAGAGGCCTTCTCGACGCTGACCGAGCGCCTGGGGCATCTGCGGGCCACCGATCCCAAGAAATTCGCGCTGTTCACCGGCCGCGACCAGATGCAGGCCCTGACCGGGCTGTTCGCCGCCAAGTTCGGCACGCCCAATTACGCCGCCCATGGCGGATTCTGCTCGGTCAACATGGCGGCCGGCATGATCTACACCATCGGCGGCAGCTTCTGGGAGTTCGGCGGCCCCGACCTGGAGCGGGCCAAGCTGTTCGTGATGATCGGCACCGCCGAGGACCACCACTCCAATCCCATGAAGCGCGATCTCGCCGCCTTCAAGCGGGCCGGCGGACGCTTCATCGCCATCAACCCGGTGCGCACCGGCTACGCCGCCATCGCCGACGAATGGGTCCCCATCCGTCCCGGCACCGACGGCGCCCTGATCCTTGCCCTGGTGCGCGAGATCATGGAACTGGGCCTGTTCGACCGCGACTTCCTGATCCGCTACACCAACGCCGCCGAACTGGTGAACCAGGACGCCGACAGCGACACCTTCGGCCTGTTCGTGCGCGAGGGCAGCGTGCCGGTGCGTCCCGACACCTTCGAGACCCCGGACAAGATGTGGTGGGACCGCGAGTCCGACCGGCCGGTCATCGCCCGCACCAAGGACACCGAGGGCCGCCTGTTCGGCTCGTACAAGCTGCACGACGGCACGCCGGTCAAGCCGTCGCTGCAATTGCTCAAGGAGCGGGTCAAGGACTACACCCCGGAATGGGCCGAGGGCATCACCGGCATTCCCGCCGCCACCATCCGCCGCCTGGCCCACGAGATGGGCGTCACGGCACGCGACCAGACCATCGAGCTGCCCATCGCCTGGACCGATTGCTGGGGCCAGGAGCATGACAAGATCACCGGCAACCCGGTGGCCTTCCATGCCATGCGCGGCCTTGCCGCCCATTCCAACGGCTTTCACACCATCCGCGCCCTGGCCATCCTGATGACCCTGCTGGGCACCATCGACCGGCCGGGCGGGTTCCGCCACCGGGCGCCCTTCCCGCGCCCCATTCCGCCCTGCCCCAAGCCGCCCAAGGGACCGCACGCCATCAAGGCCGGCGAGCCCCTGGCCGGACCGCCCATGGGCTGGCCCGCCGACCCCGACGACCTGTCGGTGGATGCCGAAGGCGAGCCCATCCGCCTGGACAAGGGCTTTTCCTGGGAATACCCGCTGTCGGTGCACGGCCTGATGCACAACGCCATCACCAATGCGTGGCGCGGCGATCCCTACCCCATCGACACCTTGTTGCTGTTCATGGCCAACATGGCGTGGAACTCGTCCATGAACACGTCCGAGGTGAGGAAGATGCTCACCGACAAGGACGAGTCGGGGCAATACAAGATCCCCTTCCTGGTGGTCTGCGATGCCTTCCAGTCCGAGACGGTGGCCTTCGCCGATCTGGTGCTGCCCGACACCACCTATCTCGAACGCCATGACGTCATGAGCATGCTCGACCGGCCCATCTCGGAATTCGACGGTCCCGTCGATTCCGTGCGCGTGCCGATCCTTCCGCCCCTGGGCGAGTGCAAGCCGTTCCAGGACGTGGTGATCGAGCTGGCCACGCGGCTCAAGCTGCCGGGCTTCACCAACAAGGACGGCTCGCGCAAGTTCCGCGACTATCCCGACTTCATCGTCAATTTCGAGACCGAGCCCGGGTCGGGCATCGGTTTCCTGGCCGGCTGGCGCGGCAAGGCCGGCGAGAAGTCCATGGTGGGCGAGCCCAACCCCAACCAGTGGGACCAGTACGCCCGCAACAACAACCACTTCCATTACGAGCTGCCGCCCAGCTTCCAGTACATGCGCAACTGGAACAAAGGCTACCTGGAATGGGCCTACCGCCACCGGCTGGTGCGCTTCACCGACCCGATCATGCCGCATATCTATTCCGAGCTGCTGCAGAAGTTCCGCCTCGCCGGCGAAGGCAAGTGGAAGGGCAAGCAGCCCCCCGATCGCCTGCGGGACAGGGTCAAGACCTTCTTCGATCCCCTGCCCTTCTACTACACGCCGCTGGAATGGCGGTGCTCGGACGGGCATGCCTATCCGCTGTCGGCGCTGACCCAGCGGCCCATGGCCATGTACCATTCCTGGGATTCCCAGAATGCCTGGCTGCGCCAGATCCACACCAGCAACGTGCTGTTCATGCACCCCAAGGTGGGGGCGTTGGGCAATTTCGGCGATGCCGACTGGGTGTGGGTGGAAAGCCCCTGGGGCAAGATCAAATGCCAGGCCCGCTTCACCGAGGCGGTGGAGCCCGGCACGGTGTGGACCTGGAACGCCATCGGCAAGGCCTCGGGCGCCTGGGGCCTGGACCCCGACGCCAACGAGTCGAAGAAGGGCTTCCTGCTCAATCACCTGATCAGTGAGGAACTGCCCAACATGGTGGGCAACCAGCATGTGTCCAATTCAGATCCGGTGACCGGTCAGGCGGCGTGGTACGACCTCAAGGTCCGCGTCACCAAATGCAAGCCCGGCGAGGAAGGCGAAAGCTGGCCGCAGTTCAAGCCCCTCGAGCCGCTGCCCGGCCAGACCATCGGCTTCAAGTCGAAGGTTCGTGCCTTCCTGGCCGGGAGGAAGTGA
- a CDS encoding 4Fe-4S dicluster domain-containing protein produces MSKKQLALVIDLNVCVGCHACVTSCKEWNTSGWAGPLPDLNPYGADPNGVFFNRVQTYECGTFPDTETIHFPKSCLHCEEPPCVPVCPTGASYKREEDGIVLVDYDKCIGCKYCSWSCPYGAREFDPVQGVMKKCTLCVDRIYDKTLEEDRRKPACVLACPASARIFGDINDPNSEAAKAIRDNGGFQLMPEWGSKPANHYLPRRKTTTTLHPDELVRVDNPLKAEGEKPRPAFTTPTIDGASSW; encoded by the coding sequence ATGAGCAAGAAGCAACTCGCCCTGGTCATCGACCTCAACGTCTGCGTCGGCTGCCATGCCTGCGTGACATCGTGCAAGGAATGGAACACCTCGGGCTGGGCCGGTCCCCTGCCCGACCTGAATCCCTATGGCGCCGATCCCAACGGCGTGTTCTTCAACCGCGTCCAGACCTATGAATGCGGCACCTTCCCCGACACCGAGACCATCCACTTCCCCAAATCCTGCCTCCATTGCGAGGAGCCGCCCTGTGTGCCGGTCTGCCCCACCGGGGCCAGCTACAAGCGGGAAGAGGACGGCATCGTCCTGGTGGATTACGACAAGTGCATCGGCTGCAAATACTGCTCGTGGTCCTGCCCCTATGGCGCCCGCGAGTTCGACCCGGTGCAGGGTGTCATGAAGAAGTGCACGCTGTGCGTCGACCGCATCTACGACAAGACCCTGGAGGAGGACCGGCGCAAGCCGGCCTGCGTCCTGGCCTGCCCGGCCAGCGCCCGCATCTTCGGCGACATCAACGACCCCAATTCCGAGGCGGCCAAGGCCATCCGCGATAATGGCGGCTTCCAGTTGATGCCGGAATGGGGCAGCAAACCGGCCAACCACTATCTTCCCCGGCGCAAGACCACCACCACGCTCCATCCGGACGAGCTGGTGCGCGTCGACAACCCGCTGAAGGCCGAGGGGGAGAAACCCCGTCCCGCCTTCACCACGCCGACCATCGACGGCGCGTCCAGCTGGTAA
- a CDS encoding TonB-dependent receptor, whose amino-acid sequence MYFQLSRRALLCAGTALCSLMILAGAPARAEDDATDMPEVVIKEKPSVMERYKIPNTAESITREKLADTVNVVDPEDAVKYMPSLSVRKRNNGDTQAVLMTRTWGYNSSARSLVYVDDIPISALLANDNTRGGPRWGMVAPEEIERVDMMYGPFAAQHAGNSMGGVLQITTRMPEKLEVTAKQTETLQAFNLYKTKDTYRTDQSSSTIGHKIGDLSLFVAATSTYSEAQPVSVLTSSSAVTGTTGAISAVDKSGSRADVIGMGGLLRTEMQNIKTKLAYDFTPELKASYTLGFWQNHGRSRTESYLKDASGNTTYGAASTTSKAATAFAGSNYILEQAQTSHALSLKSDTKGLWDFEGNVTHVHYDRDIQKQPLGTAGGTTFTTNGKYTQMDGTNWTSADAKGIFRPGGLGGAHEASFGVHFDRYILFAPTYTTANWRTEAPVTGRTTDARGNTQTYAAWAQDVWKLTDTVKATLGGRYEYWETFKGYVMTSSSDFHAASSDRSAFSPKGSLAWEFVPQWTVTGSAARSTRFPTVSELYMTSGTGVNMTIANPNLAPERTNTYEIALETSLGDGKTRVSLFHEDVANALISQTNAASGGGTSTYVTNVKAIRNRGVELAAQQNNVVITGLDLAGSLTYVDAEIRKNPAWAGGTETVGKRVPNIPMRRATVTATYRPTDEWALSTAARYQDRMPTTMDNTDYVNKVAGSFDAFFVMDVRARYKHNENLEAAIGIDNVNDCKYYEFHPFPQRTFIAELKLKL is encoded by the coding sequence ATGTATTTCCAGCTTTCCCGCCGCGCACTGCTGTGCGCCGGCACCGCGCTCTGCAGCCTGATGATTCTGGCCGGCGCCCCGGCCCGGGCCGAGGACGACGCCACCGACATGCCCGAAGTGGTGATCAAGGAAAAGCCCTCCGTCATGGAGCGCTACAAGATCCCCAACACCGCCGAATCCATCACCCGCGAGAAGCTGGCCGACACCGTCAACGTGGTCGACCCCGAGGATGCGGTGAAGTACATGCCCAGCCTGTCGGTCAGGAAGCGCAACAACGGCGACACCCAGGCGGTGCTGATGACCCGGACCTGGGGCTACAATTCCAGCGCCCGCTCGCTGGTCTATGTGGACGACATCCCCATTTCCGCCCTGCTGGCCAACGACAACACCAGGGGCGGTCCGCGCTGGGGCATGGTGGCGCCCGAGGAGATCGAGCGGGTCGACATGATGTACGGCCCCTTCGCCGCCCAGCATGCCGGCAATTCCATGGGCGGCGTGCTGCAGATCACCACCCGCATGCCGGAAAAGCTGGAGGTCACCGCCAAGCAGACCGAGACCCTGCAGGCGTTCAACCTCTATAAGACCAAAGACACCTACCGCACCGACCAGAGCAGTTCCACCATCGGCCACAAGATCGGCGACCTGTCGTTGTTCGTCGCCGCCACCAGCACTTACAGCGAGGCCCAGCCGGTCAGCGTGCTGACCTCCTCCAGCGCGGTAACCGGCACCACCGGCGCCATCTCCGCCGTCGACAAGAGTGGCAGCCGCGCCGACGTCATCGGCATGGGCGGGCTGCTGCGCACCGAGATGCAGAACATCAAGACCAAGCTGGCCTATGATTTCACACCAGAGCTCAAGGCCAGCTACACCCTGGGCTTCTGGCAGAATCACGGCCGCTCGCGGACCGAGAGCTATCTCAAGGACGCCAGCGGCAACACCACCTACGGCGCGGCCAGCACGACGAGCAAGGCCGCCACCGCCTTCGCCGGGTCCAATTACATCCTGGAGCAGGCCCAGACCTCCCACGCCCTGTCGCTGAAGTCGGACACCAAGGGGCTGTGGGACTTCGAAGGCAACGTCACCCACGTCCATTACGACCGCGACATCCAGAAGCAGCCGCTGGGCACCGCTGGCGGCACCACCTTCACCACCAACGGCAAATACACCCAGATGGACGGCACCAACTGGACCAGCGCCGACGCCAAGGGCATCTTCCGCCCCGGCGGCCTCGGCGGGGCTCACGAGGCCAGTTTCGGCGTCCATTTCGACCGCTACATCCTGTTTGCGCCCACCTACACCACCGCCAACTGGCGCACCGAGGCGCCGGTGACCGGCCGCACCACCGATGCGCGCGGCAACACCCAGACCTATGCCGCCTGGGCCCAGGATGTCTGGAAGCTGACCGACACCGTCAAGGCGACGCTGGGCGGGCGCTACGAGTATTGGGAGACCTTCAAGGGCTACGTCATGACCTCGTCGTCGGACTTCCACGCGGCCAGCAGCGACCGCAGCGCCTTTTCCCCCAAGGGCTCGCTGGCCTGGGAGTTCGTCCCCCAGTGGACCGTCACCGGTTCGGCCGCCAGATCCACCCGCTTCCCCACCGTATCCGAGCTTTACATGACCAGCGGCACCGGCGTGAACATGACCATCGCCAATCCCAATCTGGCGCCCGAGCGCACCAACACCTACGAAATCGCCCTGGAGACCAGCCTGGGCGACGGCAAGACCCGGGTGTCGCTGTTCCACGAGGACGTGGCCAACGCCCTGATCAGCCAGACCAACGCGGCCTCCGGCGGCGGCACCTCGACCTATGTCACCAACGTCAAGGCCATCCGCAATCGCGGCGTCGAGCTCGCCGCCCAGCAGAACAACGTGGTGATCACCGGCCTGGATCTGGCCGGCAGCCTGACCTACGTGGATGCGGAGATCCGCAAGAACCCCGCCTGGGCCGGCGGCACCGAGACCGTGGGCAAGCGGGTTCCCAACATTCCCATGCGCCGCGCCACCGTCACCGCCACCTATCGCCCCACCGACGAATGGGCGCTGAGCACCGCCGCCCGCTACCAGGACCGCATGCCCACCACCATGGACAACACCGATTACGTCAACAAGGTCGCCGGGTCGTTCGACGCCTTCTTCGTCATGGATGTCCGCGCCCGCTACAAGCACAACGAGAACCTGGAAGCGGCCATCGGCATCGATAACGTCAACGACTGCAAATACTATGAGTTCCACCCCTTCCCCCAGCGGACCTTCATCGCCGAACTGAAGCTGAAGCTGTAG
- a CDS encoding DUF2946 family protein, translating into MTSGTLRPSNWLQAIRSRGAGMARLLLVAFALQLVMPLLDLGGVAALAGEAALRADLQSSLCHDSSGDPSPDDNPGPLTQVKHCIFCLPMAGESAAWIATPQAPIPAMSRTVTVILSDDQVPPAARPAFARSRAPPSSPRTV; encoded by the coding sequence ATGACCAGCGGCACCTTACGTCCCAGCAACTGGCTGCAAGCAATCCGGTCCCGGGGGGCCGGCATGGCGCGGTTGCTGCTGGTGGCCTTCGCGCTGCAACTGGTAATGCCGCTGCTGGACCTGGGTGGGGTTGCCGCCCTGGCCGGCGAGGCGGCGCTTCGGGCCGACCTGCAATCCTCGCTGTGCCACGATTCGAGCGGCGACCCCTCGCCGGATGACAATCCCGGGCCGCTGACCCAGGTCAAGCACTGCATCTTCTGCCTGCCCATGGCTGGCGAGTCCGCCGCCTGGATAGCCACACCCCAGGCCCCCATCCCGGCCATGAGCCGCACCGTCACCGTCATCCTCAGCGATGATCAGGTGCCGCCCGCCGCCCGCCCGGCTTTCGCCCGGTCAAGGGCCCCTCCGTCCTCTCCTCGTACCGTCTGA
- a CDS encoding STAS domain-containing protein: MQFRVKDDGTGVHVSLDGQLNFAANEDFQSLLTQLGGLKGRKVTFEMSGLSHIDSVGLGLLYIAREDLAENGSSISLANPRDNVLRMLELTEAHKTFEIKR, translated from the coding sequence ATGCAGTTTCGTGTGAAGGATGATGGTACGGGCGTCCATGTGTCCCTTGATGGACAGTTGAACTTCGCCGCAAACGAGGACTTCCAGTCCCTGCTCACGCAATTGGGCGGGCTTAAGGGCCGCAAGGTCACCTTTGAGATGTCTGGCCTCAGCCATATCGACTCCGTGGGGCTCGGTCTGCTCTATATCGCCCGCGAAGATCTGGCCGAAAACGGTTCGTCGATCAGTCTGGCCAATCCGCGCGACAACGTGTTGCGCATGCTGGAACTGACCGAGGCCCACAAGACCTTCGAAATCAAGCGCTGA